Proteins from a genomic interval of Lolium perenne isolate Kyuss_39 chromosome 1, Kyuss_2.0, whole genome shotgun sequence:
- the LOC139830014 gene encoding peroxidase 2-like, whose product MAKLAVLAVLASLLGAVSCEFPIYAGYGFPPPDPSVPYPLPPACPPLSPASGLKVGYYADNDKCPRAEEIVREVVEKATAGEKAGLIRLFFHDCFVEGCDGSVLLSGTDTERTAVPNLSLRGFELIEEAKAKVEKHCPGIVSCADIVAFAGRDASYNLSYGRINYRVPAGRYDGKVSRANDTFQNLPPPFGDLALTTAIFAAKGLNQNEMVVLSGAHSIGRSACSSFPDRLPPAANSSTAMEPKLAGQLTATCSAGSSVNVPQDAVTPDRLDNQYYKNVMSRDVLFNSDASLTTSSQTEDLVEFYAGNLPFLGGKFLGPLAWYHDFEDAMVKMGYIGVKTSAEGEIRKTCASINMP is encoded by the exons ATGGCCAAGCTTGCCGTTCTCGCCGTGCTCGCCTCCTTGCTCGGCGCCGTGTCCTGCGAATTTCCAATCTATGCCGGCTACGGCTTTCCACCCCCGGATCCTAGCGTGCCCTATCCGCTCCCACCGGCTTGTCCTCCGCTGAGCCCTGCCTCTGGGCTCAAGGTCGGCTACTATGCCGACAACGACAAGTGCCCTCGGGCGGAGGAGATCGTGAGGGAGGTCGTGGAGAAAGCCACCGCCGGCGAGAAGGCCGGGCTTATACGCCTCTTCTTCCACGACTGCTTCGTCGAG GGCTGCGACGGctccgtcctgctcagcggcacgGACACGGAGAGGACGGCTGTCCCCAACCTCAGCCTGCGTGGCTTCGAACTGATTGAGGAGGCAAAGGCTAAAGTCGAGAAGCACTGCCCAGGCATCGTCTCGTGCGCCGACATCGTCGCCTTCGCCGGCCGCGACGCCAGCTACAACCTGAGCTACGGCAGGATCAACTACCGTGTGCCGGCCGGCCGGTACGACGGGAAAGTATCGCGCGCCAACGACACCTTCCAGAACCTGCCGCCGCCCTTCGGGGACCTCGCCCTGACCACGGCCATATTCGCCGCCAAGGGGCTCAACCAGAACGAAATGGTCGTGCTTTCCGGCGCGCACTCCATCGGACGCTCAGCCTGCTCCTCCTTCCCCGACCGCCTCCCGCCGGCCGCCAACTCCAGCACCGCCATGGAACCCAAGCTCGCCGGGCAGCTGACCGCGACCTGCAGCGCCGGCAGCAGCGTAAACGTGCCGCAGGATGCTGTGACCCCCGACAGGTTGGACAACCAGTACTACAAGAACGTCATGAGCCGCGATGTGCTCTTCAACTCCGACGCGTCGCTCACCACGTCCTCGCAAACCGAGGACCTGGTGGAGTTCTATGCCGGTAACCTTCCCTTTTTGGGTGGCAAGTTCTTAGGCCCACTCGCGTGGTACCATGACTTTGAAGATGCCATGGTGAAGATGGGCTACATCGGGGTGAAGACCAGTGCCGAGGGCGAGATCAGGAAGACATGTGCGTCGATCAACATGCCCTAG